GTCCTGCCGCCGGAAAGACCTGGGCTGGTGACGACGTTTAAGCGCAGTGCCATGCGTGAAGGTGTACCAGTAAACTCCATCGGGGTATGTCGGGCCGTTGCGCGCAATCTCGCGCATGATGCTTGTGTGATGGCGTCCAAGCCTACGGCCGATTTCGCGAAGGCTAAATTTCGCCACCTTCAAATGGCTGATGACATATCGCTCATTTTCTGTAAGATGCGTGTGGGACATGGCGGGCTCCTCCTGGGGTATGTGTTGGTCGCGCTTCACACACTACCAGATTTGCCTGTCATGTCCTGCTTTTACATCAACTGGTGCAATTAAGAATAGAATCCACCAGCTACTGACTCTGCCCCGGCACCAGAACCCAAACGGCAGGCTGCCGTCTTCTAAGAGATATGTGGCGCCTGTGCATCATAGACAAGTGACAAGGGAGGTTATATGGACGTCGTTATCACCTACTGCGGAAGTTGAAACTATCTTCCTCATGCTTCCAGGGTGGAAGCGGAACTGAAGGCGCAGTTTCCGAATGTGAAAGTCACGCTGGTAGAAGGGAGTGGTGGTGTTTTCGATGTGGTGTGTGACGGGAAGCTCATATTTTCCAAACAGAAGATGGAAGAACCGCGCTTTCCCGAAGATGGTGAAGTTTCCAACCTGATAGCGTGATCAGGTGAAAGAGTGGGACGCCTTCAATCAAGAATTTCTCCAACGCATATTTCACGTGCGTCCCCTTCTCCATTATTGACCGAAAAGATGCTCGCCGCTCAAAGCGGCTACTCCCGGCGGCACTGGTTGGCTGACTGTGTGGTGGGGAGTAAATTCCCAAGAGATGTCGCGCTTTCCACCAGAGGTCTTGGCAGCCTATCTCGCTCATGACAGCGTCTACCGGCCCTTCGTATATCGGAGTCCTTACGAGGGATAACTCTCCACGTCGATCTTGAACTCTGCCCCCAGGCCGATGTTACGGACTGTGAAGTTGCCGGCCATGTGCTTCTCGATTATCAATTTGCCGATGAAGAGCCCGAGGCCGGTGCCTTTGTCCGGGCCCTTCGTTGTGACATATTGATCGAAGATCTGTTCTATGATGTGCTGGGCGATGCCACCAGCATTATCTGCGACGGTGATGATGGTCCTGCCATTCTCGCAGTAGGTCCGTATCTGTATTCTGCGCACCTCGCAGTCCTTTAGCTCCAGGAAGGCGTCCCGAGAGTTAAGGAGAATGTTTAGTAGCACCTGCGATAGCTCATTGGCCTGCCCATAGAGTGCAGGCGCCCCTATCACCTCAACCTCAACCACAATCTGGTCTTCCATCAGGCTGTCTTGAACTAGATTCAATGCCATTGCTATTAAGTCGGCCGTCTTCAGAGACTCTCTTCTCACGGTACTGCAAAAGAAGTACCTGAAAGCGTTTATGGTATCTGAGATATGCTGGATCAGATCGGTCGCTTTTTCAAGTTTCTGTGACAGGTATTGTTCGGTTAGTTCCCTCCGTTCGTTCAGCATCGCGACATCCTCAAAGATCACGCCGAGGATGTTCAGCGGCTGACGCCACTGATGGGCAATGTTGTCAATCATCTCTCCCATCGTCGCAAGCCGGCTTTGGTGAATCAGCAGTTCCTCCCTCTCCCGGAGCGCAGCCAGTGTTTGCATGCGCTCCTCCGTTTCAAATTTCA
The DNA window shown above is from Geomonas sp. RF6 and carries:
- a CDS encoding sensor histidine kinase; protein product: MRAVRITLTYEDGTSCDIAGDAVALYDENGEVSGAIAALIDSRHNTMQQELQDSYDQLEKRVQERTVELKSALDSLKFETEERMQTLAALREREELLIHQSRLATMGEMIDNIAHQWRQPLNILGVIFEDVAMLNERRELTEQYLSQKLEKATDLIQHISDTINAFRYFFCSTVRRESLKTADLIAMALNLVQDSLMEDQIVVEVEVIGAPALYGQANELSQVLLNILLNSRDAFLELKDCEVRRIQIRTYCENGRTIITVADNAGGIAQHIIEQIFDQYVTTKGPDKGTGLGLFIGKLIIEKHMAGNFTVRNIGLGAEFKIDVESYPS